The DNA segment TGGAAAGAAGGTCAAGCTTGGGAAGCTGATTATCCATGATGAAGGGCTCAAGATGCTGGatctggtggtggcagccAACATGGGGGTGTGGTGGACAACGTGGGGCAAGATTGATCAATAAAGGAACTTGGTGCACAGCGAGACATTTAGACAAAATATACCCCGTTTTagtttcatcatcatcatgcatTGGAAGACTCACGTGAGACGCACGTGAATGGACCTTCCGTGGCCAGGCCCCCACATGCTGACGGGGCAGCAAATCAGAAGCTGGGAAATGTAATCTTGCGGTGGGGTGGTCCAAGCGCCGGCAGCTCCAAAATGTCAACTCCCATGACCCAAAGCTCCAGGGATATCGAGACGACGTCAAGCGCCACCGGGGAGCTCTGTCAACCTCGCCTCCGCCACCCACTCTCAATACTTCTGCTGTCGGTGTCGCAACCGCACTTTTTGCAAGCAGCGTGCAGGCCCAATTGACCTGATCGCCAGTGTCCTTTCGGCACCAGCCTCTTAGACGTCCCCGCGACGGTCTCTCGAAGCACCAAAAGTCCCTCCCAGCTTGCCAACACCCCTAGAACCCAGCGACCGAATCGACGTTGACACCATGCTTCCCAATACCACCATTGCGGCCCGCCCTCTGGTGCGCGCAGTTCGCGCCGTCGCCCCCTCTTCCACAGTCATCTCTCAGGTTGTCGCCAGGAGAACGTATGCGACACCGGCTGGGCCCCCGCCCAAGAACTTCCGTCTGCCGCCCCCCAAGACGTGGGAACAGGAGTCCGAGAGCACCTTTGACAAGCTTGGAAAGTACTTTTTGATGacggagatgatgagggggatgtaCGTGCTCATGGAGCAGTTCTTCAGGCCACCGTGAGTGTTTGTCCCTGGACGAGTAGCTGGGTGTGGGTAGCGGGGCTGACAGAGGTCGACTTGAACAGGTACACGATCTACTACCCATTCGAAAAGGTGCGTTATACAGCTGGCTGTCAAGAGGGCAGGGCTTGGGAAGATACGATTAGAGAATACCAGAGCCTGGGCGGTCATGGATGAGAGCGGGAAGGGCGATGCGCATTTCATGAGGCCAGACCGGCTGACAGCAGCAGGGCCCCATTTCTCCCCGTTTCCGCGGTGAGCACGCTCTCCGGAGATACCCCTCGGGTGAAGAGCGTTGCATTGCCTGCAAGCTTTGCGAGGCTGTCTGCCCAGCgcaagccatcaccatcgaggCTGAGGAGCGTGCGGACGGTTCCCGCCGCACCACCCGCTACGACATTGACATGACCAAGTGCATTTACTGCGGTTTCTGCCAGGAGTCTTGCCCTGTCGACGCCATTGTCGAGTCTCCCAATGCCGAGTACGCCACCGAGACCCGCGAGGAGCTGCTTTACAACAAGGGTGGGTTCCTCCTCACTGTCTCATTCAAGGGAAAGCTTGGGCTAATTGTGCACAGAGAAATTGCTTTCCAACGGAGACAAGTGGGAGCCGGAGCTGGCTGCGGCTATCAGGGCGGACTCTCCCTACCGGTAAAGATGGGTGTAG comes from the Podospora pseudocomata strain CBS 415.72m chromosome 5, whole genome shotgun sequence genome and includes:
- the NdufS8 gene encoding ndufs8, ubiquinone oxidoreductase 23 kd subunit (antiSMASH:Cluster_8; EggNog:ENOG503NVE7; COG:C) gives rise to the protein MLPNTTIAARPLVRAVRAVAPSSTVISQVVARRTYATPAGPPPKNFRLPPPKTWEQESESTFDKLGKYFLMTEMMRGMYVLMEQFFRPPYTIYYPFEKGPISPRFRGEHALRRYPSGEERCIACKLCEAVCPAQAITIEAEERADGSRRTTRYDIDMTKCIYCGFCQESCPVDAIVESPNAEYATETREELLYNKEKLLSNGDKWEPELAAAIRADSPYR